A window of Flavobacterium flavigenum contains these coding sequences:
- a CDS encoding exopolysaccharide transport family protein — MVPLCVALLVLILTSKPNLEYTSQTILYTGLATGSSIEMDKTFNYFATNTAFDNLINIINSRETQEEVAVRLLATHLMLPKANPKFISKKNFDELKLKVPKEIYNYIEKGSNRDLETDTLAVTSPIPPEINRYNYEKTVSRLLKLMRSSNDNYIYELLNYENDKHYSIKALSSIQAIRINSSDLIKMTYTVDDPGICQQTLEIYNAICIKNYKNIKENRSDAVVKYFEQQLAMANNDLKLAEDKLLEFNKANKIINYYEQSKAVAVVKEDMEVDYNNKKAQLAGTQASTKKIEEKLNVQDYIQDETNKILEKKKLLGYINYQIAFNEANLESDASENISSKINTLKKERESLNNEIKKSVDEIYSYNNTVDGVPLTKTLPDWMNTVVESENLKAKIKVMDKQNKDFQEQYATYAPAGATIKRLEREISVSEQGYLELLHGLNLAKLKLQDNEMSSNIKSIDPPFYPLSANPTKRGLLIVGAAFLGGILTLGIILMMEYFDDTIKNASRASKQLGLKTLGMVPKIILDPGNVNLVFIQKRLIEIITQNILQYFGIHASEKTVKTIVVFSTHKMEGKTVLAGNIAKTLKQEGKKIVFLNYDTKQKPIEKQRKFPFITKILGYPDPRIDIDNPFLADVSDYLDDSEYHSYTMDSSFYSAKNFEDILKQNNIILNYTPDFVIIELPSLINYNYPAELIMSADLGILVCRSNRVWSDADQSAVSNLLGVSASKINVIVNGVDLNEIESVLGDLPKKRSIFRKKIKSIFKFQFFSKSQI, encoded by the coding sequence ATGGTACCATTATGTGTGGCTTTGCTGGTCTTAATCCTTACCAGTAAACCTAATTTAGAATACACATCCCAAACCATTCTTTATACTGGACTTGCCACAGGTTCTTCTATTGAAATGGATAAAACATTCAATTATTTTGCTACTAATACCGCTTTTGATAATTTAATCAATATTATTAATTCAAGAGAAACCCAGGAAGAAGTAGCTGTACGGTTATTAGCTACACATCTTATGCTGCCTAAGGCCAATCCAAAGTTTATTTCAAAAAAAAATTTCGATGAGTTAAAATTAAAAGTTCCAAAAGAGATTTATAATTATATTGAAAAAGGCAGTAATAGAGATTTAGAAACTGACACTTTAGCTGTTACTAGCCCAATTCCTCCAGAAATTAATAGATACAATTACGAAAAGACAGTCAGTCGACTATTGAAATTAATGAGAAGCAGTAACGATAATTATATTTATGAGCTGCTTAATTATGAAAATGACAAGCATTATTCTATTAAAGCTTTATCAAGTATACAAGCCATTCGCATCAATAGCAGTGATTTAATAAAAATGACTTATACGGTGGATGATCCGGGTATTTGCCAGCAAACACTTGAAATTTACAATGCTATTTGTATAAAAAATTACAAAAACATAAAAGAGAATAGATCAGATGCTGTTGTTAAATACTTTGAACAGCAGCTTGCTATGGCTAATAATGATTTAAAACTAGCCGAAGATAAACTTCTTGAATTCAATAAGGCAAACAAAATCATAAATTATTATGAGCAGAGTAAGGCAGTTGCGGTTGTAAAAGAAGACATGGAGGTTGATTATAATAACAAAAAAGCACAGCTTGCCGGTACACAGGCATCAACTAAAAAAATTGAAGAAAAGTTAAATGTACAAGACTATATTCAGGATGAAACTAACAAAATTCTTGAAAAAAAGAAATTATTAGGATACATTAATTATCAAATTGCATTTAACGAAGCCAATTTAGAATCTGATGCCAGCGAAAATATTTCATCTAAGATCAATACATTAAAAAAGGAGAGAGAGTCTTTAAATAATGAAATCAAAAAAAGTGTCGATGAAATATACAGTTATAATAACACTGTTGATGGTGTTCCTTTAACTAAAACACTTCCTGACTGGATGAATACTGTTGTTGAGTCTGAAAACCTTAAGGCCAAAATAAAGGTAATGGACAAACAAAACAAAGATTTTCAAGAACAATATGCTACTTATGCGCCAGCAGGTGCTACTATAAAAAGATTAGAACGTGAAATTTCAGTTTCAGAACAAGGCTATTTAGAATTGCTTCACGGATTAAATTTGGCTAAACTAAAACTACAAGACAATGAGATGTCTTCTAACATAAAATCTATTGACCCTCCTTTTTATCCCTTATCGGCCAATCCAACTAAAAGAGGACTGCTCATTGTTGGTGCGGCTTTTCTGGGAGGTATTTTAACTCTGGGAATTATTTTGATGATGGAGTATTTTGATGATACTATAAAAAATGCCAGCAGAGCAAGCAAACAATTAGGGCTAAAAACACTAGGAATGGTACCTAAAATAATATTAGATCCCGGAAATGTAAATCTGGTTTTTATTCAAAAAAGACTAATTGAAATAATTACTCAAAATATATTGCAATACTTTGGCATACATGCCTCTGAAAAAACAGTAAAAACGATAGTCGTGTTCAGTACTCATAAAATGGAAGGGAAAACCGTTTTGGCTGGTAATATTGCCAAGACATTGAAACAAGAAGGGAAGAAAATAGTATTTCTAAATTATGATACGAAACAAAAGCCTATTGAAAAGCAAAGAAAATTTCCATTTATTACTAAAATTTTAGGCTACCCAGATCCGCGTATAGACATTGATAATCCTTTTTTGGCTGATGTTTCTGATTACCTTGATGATTCAGAATATCATTCGTACACTATGGATAGTTCGTTTTATAGTGCTAAAAATTTTGAAGACATTTTAAAGCAAAATAATATTATATTAAATTATACTCCAGACTTTGTAATTATAGAATTACCTTCTCTGATCAATTACAATTATCCGGCTGAACTAATAATGTCTGCTGATTTAGGTATTCTTGTATGCCGGTCAAATAGAGTATGGTCTGATGCCGATCAATCAGCTGTAAGTAATTTATTAGGAGTATCAGCTTCAAAAATTAATGTAATAGTTAACGGGGTTGATCTCAATGAAATTGAATCGGTTTTGGGAGATCTGCCCAAAAAAAGAAGTATTTTTAGGAAAAAAATAAAATCGATATTCAAATTTCAGTTTTTTTCTAAAAGCCAAATTTAA
- a CDS encoding TolC family protein, whose product MKKRFKIIVLFALMMFSLNFTQAQTIEHNNLSINESESEFPPLKAVIDSVLKRNSMLKFRKNHIGVKESTLESERIYWTRNMGLQADGRYGTLNNFSSSENGVSNTAYSTLSTQYNYSVGFYVKFPVFDMLNRKNQIKLAKFEIDEAKNMADFQEDEIRQTVIKLYQDLILKQKLLLIRSKSLSDGKINMQMVEKEFRNGVVPVSEYVRITGITSNLEADYEIAKSEFIITKQLLEDMAGFVFNLTNSK is encoded by the coding sequence ATGAAAAAAAGATTCAAAATAATTGTCCTTTTTGCTTTAATGATGTTTTCATTGAATTTTACACAGGCACAAACAATTGAACATAATAATCTTTCAATAAATGAAAGTGAATCTGAATTTCCTCCTCTTAAAGCGGTTATCGATTCGGTATTAAAACGAAACTCTATGCTTAAATTCAGAAAGAATCATATTGGTGTTAAAGAATCTACTTTGGAATCTGAGCGGATCTATTGGACAAGAAATATGGGACTTCAGGCAGATGGTAGATACGGTACCTTAAACAATTTTTCAAGCAGTGAAAATGGTGTTTCTAACACTGCTTACTCTACACTTTCGACACAATATAATTATAGTGTAGGCTTTTATGTAAAGTTTCCGGTGTTTGATATGTTAAACAGAAAAAACCAGATTAAATTGGCAAAATTTGAGATAGATGAGGCAAAAAATATGGCTGATTTTCAGGAAGATGAAATAAGACAAACGGTTATAAAACTTTATCAGGATTTAATTTTAAAACAAAAATTACTTTTAATAAGATCCAAGAGCCTGAGTGATGGTAAAATTAATATGCAGATGGTTGAAAAGGAATTTCGAAACGGTGTAGTTCCAGTTTCAGAATATGTCAGGATAACAGGTATAACTTCAAATTTAGAAGCAGATTACGAAATTGCAAAGTCTGAATTTATCATTACTAAACAATTACTTGAAGATATGGCAGGGTTTGTATTTAATTTAACAAATTCAAAATAA
- a CDS encoding sugar transferase, producing the protein MNPNFNILYIGNFPSYFDSIEEKDKWSIVTLENSSQATNYLNSQKHPDTIICDYNLAGNNGIYLFDWIRKKKEFDNIPFILLSKKFNIDIYKLAFKKQIDDFYVTSVTEPEDILNRIEFLCVNKNPSRVKITQKASEENYIMPLSKRIFDVFVASTVLLVASPFLLLIILAIRLESKGKVYYISKRVGRKTFDFYKLRSMRTGSDELLKKLAQEKNQYKKEPATATNNPLDIPCPKCSELPKGESCSPLMYIETHVICDYWFNVQKREAAKNNSTFVKIIDDPRITKVGKFIRNTSIDELPQLINVLKGDMSIVGNRPLPVYEAELLTADDISKRFLAPPGITGLWQVELRGKGGQMSEEERMRLDNEYADHFKGDNYSFWYDIKLILRTIPALLQKGSV; encoded by the coding sequence ATAAATCCAAATTTTAATATTTTATACATTGGAAATTTCCCTTCCTATTTTGATAGCATAGAAGAGAAAGATAAATGGTCAATAGTAACTTTAGAAAATAGTTCCCAGGCTACTAATTACTTGAACTCTCAAAAACATCCCGATACTATTATTTGTGATTATAATTTGGCGGGAAACAATGGAATATATCTTTTTGATTGGATCAGGAAAAAAAAAGAATTTGACAATATCCCGTTTATTTTGTTATCTAAGAAATTTAATATTGATATTTATAAGTTAGCATTTAAAAAACAAATAGATGACTTTTATGTAACTTCTGTGACAGAGCCAGAAGATATTTTAAACAGAATTGAATTTCTTTGTGTCAATAAAAATCCTTCAAGAGTAAAAATAACACAAAAAGCCTCTGAAGAGAATTACATAATGCCTTTGTCAAAACGCATTTTTGATGTTTTTGTAGCATCTACGGTACTTTTAGTGGCATCGCCATTTTTACTGCTTATTATACTTGCAATCCGATTAGAATCAAAAGGGAAAGTATATTACATTTCAAAAAGGGTAGGGCGTAAAACATTTGACTTTTACAAACTTAGATCAATGCGTACCGGTTCAGACGAACTTTTGAAAAAATTAGCTCAGGAAAAAAACCAGTATAAAAAAGAACCGGCAACAGCAACAAATAATCCTTTGGACATTCCTTGCCCTAAATGTAGTGAACTGCCGAAAGGAGAATCATGTTCGCCTTTGATGTATATAGAAACTCACGTGATTTGTGATTATTGGTTTAATGTTCAAAAGCGGGAAGCTGCAAAAAATAATTCAACTTTTGTCAAAATTATCGATGATCCCCGCATTACTAAAGTTGGAAAATTCATTAGAAATACGAGTATTGACGAATTACCACAGTTAATAAATGTATTGAAAGGGGATATGTCTATTGTAGGCAATAGGCCATTACCTGTATATGAAGCTGAGTTATTGACAGCAGACGATATATCAAAAAGGTTTTTGGCTCCACCCGGTATTACAGGTTTATGGCAGGTAGAATTAAGAGGTAAAGGCGGACAAATGTCTGAAGAAGAAAGAATGCGCCTCGATAATGAATATGCAGATCATTTTAAAGGAGATAATTATTCATTTTGGTATGATATAAAACTTATTTTAAGAACGATCCCTGCTTTGCTACAAAAAGGTTCAGTTTAA
- a CDS encoding sensor histidine kinase, which produces MNLNSLLKRQITKHLGGAVPDGFESFLNAVNNSYINFDEQMALLQRAMKFSSDELFEANEKLREEARTLKEVNNNLEFILSSMNLDINNDSSDKISATEYIKRQSEEIIKINGQREKLLKNLELQNQELSDYAHAVSHDLKAPLRSINTLIEWFITDNRDNLSTDNLNSLNLILLNVEKMDLLIKGILDYSSIDKLQSENRIVDFNFLLDEIIRTTLIPANCKIKLQNQLPKIYGNYYRFKQLFENLIDNSIKYNDKEKGIIEIGYSINKNNLPEFYVKDNGIGIDKAYKDKIFNIFTKLDSSGNSSGIGLSIVKKIVQYYNGEIWVESDLSKGTTFFFTLDIN; this is translated from the coding sequence ATGAATCTCAATTCCCTATTAAAAAGACAAATAACAAAACACCTTGGAGGTGCTGTTCCTGATGGATTTGAGAGTTTCTTAAATGCAGTGAACAACTCATATATTAATTTTGATGAGCAAATGGCATTACTTCAAAGAGCGATGAAATTTAGCTCAGATGAGTTGTTTGAGGCTAATGAAAAATTAAGGGAAGAAGCGCGTACTTTAAAAGAGGTTAATAATAACCTTGAATTTATATTGAGTTCAATGAATCTTGACATAAATAATGATTCATCTGATAAAATTAGTGCAACCGAATATATAAAACGACAGTCCGAAGAGATCATTAAAATTAACGGGCAAAGAGAAAAGTTACTCAAAAATCTGGAGTTGCAAAATCAAGAACTAAGCGATTACGCACATGCCGTATCTCATGATTTAAAAGCTCCTTTGCGAAGTATAAATACCCTTATAGAGTGGTTTATAACTGATAACAGAGATAATCTCTCAACTGATAATTTAAACTCACTAAACCTGATTCTACTTAATGTTGAGAAGATGGATCTTTTGATCAAAGGTATTTTAGACTATTCATCTATTGATAAATTGCAGTCTGAAAATAGAATTGTTGATTTTAATTTTCTTTTAGATGAGATTATCAGAACAACCTTGATTCCTGCTAATTGTAAGATAAAACTTCAAAATCAACTACCAAAAATTTATGGTAATTACTATAGGTTTAAACAGCTTTTTGAAAACCTAATTGATAATAGCATTAAATATAACGATAAAGAAAAAGGAATTATAGAAATCGGGTATTCTATCAATAAAAATAACTTACCTGAGTTTTATGTAAAGGATAACGGGATAGGTATCGATAAAGCCTATAAAGATAAAATTTTCAATATATTTACTAAGCTTGATAGCTCCGGAAATTCGTCAGGAATAGGACTTTCTATTGTAAAAAAAATTGTCCAGTATTATAATGGTGAGATATGGGTAGAAAGCGATTTGAGCAAAGGAACTACATTTTTCTTTACGCTTGACATTAATTGA
- a CDS encoding FIST signal transduction protein: MKIIQAFKKDNLTWNYLTDKITLKDPLVLVFANRLLLEDELFLNDIKREFPYEHIVYGSTAGEIADINVLDDSATVTAIEFERSNFVIKTGNILDYNKDGAALGKSLYASMPKENLKHLFVLSEGSFTNGSSLINGLEDGIDSSLSITGGMCGDDAKFEKTLASYNEKPKEGEVILIGFYGETLEISFASYGGWQPFGPERIITRSEGNILYEIDGQPALELYKKYLGEKASELPQASLLYPLNVTPPGKEDALVRTILNIDNDNQSMILAGDVPLNSKVQLMMASVDGIAEGASLAAQYAMKNRTVKPSLAILISCVGRKLVMDQRVEEEIEEVKSILDSETVLTGFYSYGEMAPFFASTNCQLHNQTMTLTLLSE, from the coding sequence ATGAAAATAATACAAGCTTTTAAAAAAGATAACCTTACATGGAATTATCTTACCGATAAAATCACCCTAAAGGATCCATTAGTGCTGGTATTTGCAAACCGGTTGCTGCTTGAAGACGAACTTTTTTTAAACGATATTAAAAGAGAATTCCCTTATGAACATATAGTTTACGGCTCTACAGCTGGCGAGATTGCTGATATAAATGTACTTGATGACTCTGCCACAGTAACAGCTATAGAATTTGAAAGAAGTAATTTTGTAATTAAAACTGGTAATATTCTAGATTATAATAAGGATGGTGCTGCCTTGGGTAAAAGTTTGTACGCAAGCATGCCAAAAGAAAACTTAAAACACCTATTTGTACTGTCTGAAGGAAGTTTCACTAACGGGAGTTCTTTAATAAACGGACTAGAGGATGGTATCGATTCAAGTTTATCTATAACAGGCGGTATGTGTGGTGATGATGCAAAATTTGAAAAAACACTTGCATCTTATAATGAAAAGCCAAAAGAAGGAGAAGTAATTTTAATTGGTTTTTACGGAGAAACTTTAGAAATTAGTTTTGCCAGTTATGGAGGCTGGCAGCCATTTGGACCAGAAAGAATAATTACACGTTCTGAAGGAAATATTTTGTACGAGATAGATGGGCAGCCGGCATTAGAGCTGTATAAAAAATATTTGGGAGAAAAGGCTAGTGAACTTCCACAAGCTTCTCTTTTATATCCCTTAAATGTGACGCCTCCCGGAAAAGAAGATGCTCTGGTAAGGACAATACTTAATATTGACAATGACAATCAATCTATGATCCTTGCGGGAGATGTACCCCTCAACTCGAAGGTACAGCTCATGATGGCATCAGTAGATGGTATCGCTGAAGGAGCCAGTCTAGCAGCTCAGTATGCTATGAAAAACAGAACCGTAAAACCAAGTCTGGCAATTCTTATCAGTTGTGTCGGCCGAAAACTAGTGATGGATCAGCGTGTTGAAGAAGAAATAGAAGAAGTAAAATCAATTCTGGATAGCGAAACGGTTTTAACAGGTTTTTACTCGTACGGAGAAATGGCACCTTTTTTTGCAAGTACAAACTGTCAATTACATAATCAGACAATGACTTTAACACTTCTTAGCGAATAA
- a CDS encoding PAS domain S-box protein gives MDSINFTPESLNEVFPFYILFDQQMSIYSYGESLKKVLPSIQQQTKVSDYFASKRPFMERIDAQTIAENVNQLVILECIVGNRSIIRGQFITVDNCFLFVGSPWLTSVEEVKKNNLALSDFANYDPQLDLLQILKNQEVKNQELNELLQINNRQREELNKDREELNRLSLVASDNKNAIVFTDADAKIFWCNDAYHKITGFTKEDIIGKSPIEVGRTINTDKQAIKKMINLFMTGESFDVEITHGRKDGSYFWTRTKGQPVYGKKGELLQYFAVIEDITDEKKKEEQLILLSLIAEKNINGVIICDKEGKIEWVNSSFTAMSGYEASEIIGLRPGKLLQGVESNPETVEYLRQQIEKGNPFSCEIINYSKQEKKYWVKIQGQALYNKWGEISRFFAIEEDITERKILEEQKEQLLASLEKSNNDLEEYAQIVSHDLKSPLRSINSLIYWIKEDNEAKLGEKSMQYLNLIEGKIEKMDRLIQGILTYSKINSGGAEIFQPVNTLEIIQNIIKTIDIPENINLKVSDQMPVINADKFRIHQLFQNLIGNAVTYNDKPEGIIEVNAEEHESYYVFSVKDNGPGIAEEHFEKIFKTFQSLTNSEKSTGLGLSIVKKIVNYYKGKIWIESDLGYGTTFYIQLNK, from the coding sequence ATGGATTCAATTAATTTTACTCCTGAGAGCTTGAATGAAGTCTTCCCTTTTTACATTTTGTTTGATCAGCAAATGAGTATTTATTCTTATGGAGAAAGTTTGAAAAAGGTTTTGCCTTCAATACAACAACAAACCAAAGTTTCCGATTATTTCGCATCTAAAAGGCCTTTTATGGAAAGGATAGATGCACAAACAATAGCTGAAAACGTAAATCAACTAGTGATTTTAGAATGTATAGTAGGTAACAGATCTATAATTAGAGGGCAGTTTATTACTGTAGATAATTGTTTTTTATTTGTTGGTTCACCTTGGTTAACGTCAGTAGAAGAGGTAAAAAAAAATAATTTGGCCCTGTCTGACTTCGCTAATTATGACCCACAGCTTGATTTACTGCAGATACTCAAAAATCAGGAAGTAAAGAATCAGGAACTTAATGAATTACTTCAAATTAATAACCGTCAAAGAGAAGAGCTTAATAAGGATCGTGAGGAACTAAACCGGCTTTCATTAGTTGCAAGCGATAACAAAAATGCCATAGTTTTTACTGATGCTGATGCAAAAATATTTTGGTGTAATGATGCATATCATAAGATTACAGGATTTACAAAGGAAGATATTATTGGCAAATCTCCTATTGAAGTTGGCAGAACGATTAATACAGATAAACAAGCTATAAAAAAAATGATTAATCTTTTTATGACTGGTGAATCGTTTGATGTAGAAATTACACATGGTCGCAAAGACGGATCTTATTTTTGGACCCGAACAAAAGGACAGCCTGTTTATGGTAAAAAAGGTGAACTCTTGCAGTATTTTGCCGTAATTGAAGATATTACTGATGAAAAAAAGAAGGAGGAGCAATTAATTCTATTGTCATTAATTGCTGAAAAAAACATAAATGGGGTTATAATTTGCGATAAAGAAGGAAAGATAGAATGGGTTAATTCAAGTTTTACAGCTATGTCTGGATATGAAGCCTCAGAAATTATAGGCTTAAGACCAGGTAAATTACTTCAAGGAGTAGAAAGTAACCCCGAAACAGTTGAATATTTAAGGCAACAAATTGAAAAAGGTAATCCATTTAGCTGTGAAATTATTAATTATTCTAAACAAGAAAAAAAATATTGGGTTAAAATTCAAGGTCAGGCTTTATATAATAAATGGGGAGAAATCTCCCGTTTTTTTGCTATAGAAGAAGATATTACAGAACGAAAAATATTAGAAGAACAAAAGGAACAGCTTTTAGCCAGTTTGGAGAAGAGTAATAATGATTTGGAAGAATATGCCCAGATTGTATCGCACGATCTTAAATCACCTTTAAGAAGCATTAACTCCTTAATTTATTGGATAAAAGAGGATAATGAAGCTAAATTAGGAGAAAAATCGATGCAATACCTAAATTTGATTGAGGGTAAAATCGAAAAGATGGACAGGTTGATTCAAGGAATACTAACGTACTCAAAAATTAACAGCGGTGGTGCTGAAATTTTCCAACCTGTAAATACATTAGAAATTATACAAAATATTATAAAAACAATAGATATTCCTGAGAACATAAACCTAAAAGTATCAGATCAAATGCCTGTTATTAATGCAGACAAGTTCAGAATACATCAGTTGTTTCAAAATTTAATTGGAAATGCGGTTACTTACAACGATAAACCCGAAGGTATAATTGAGGTAAATGCAGAGGAACATGAATCATATTATGTTTTTTCAGTAAAAGACAATGGTCCAGGTATTGCTGAAGAACATTTTGAAAAGATTTTTAAAACATTTCAATCACTCACAAATAGCGAAAAATCTACAGGTCTGGGATTATCAATAGTAAAAAAAATAGTTAATTATTACAAAGGTAAAATTTGGATAGAAAGTGATTTAGGTTATGGTACTACATTTTATATACAGCTAAACAAATAA
- a CDS encoding heme NO-binding domain-containing protein codes for MYGIIYKAFEQYVIDTFDVETWNNTISKSLVSMNTKTIDQPYNDAITFEIAKQLSKRTNLTIDKILFQLGEYVVKITREKYLLIMQSRDSDFKDYLLNLPSFHNRMLLIYPRLTPPEFKVTVVNDTILMLHYYTSTPGMKEYIQGYLNGLVKVFENSVLIEHVVSRELNKFEDVFKISW; via the coding sequence ATGTACGGTATAATTTATAAGGCTTTTGAGCAATACGTCATAGATACTTTTGATGTAGAAACATGGAATAATACTATTTCTAAAAGTTTAGTCTCTATGAATACTAAAACCATAGATCAGCCTTATAATGATGCTATTACTTTTGAAATAGCAAAACAATTATCAAAAAGGACTAATTTAACTATCGATAAAATCCTTTTTCAATTAGGCGAGTACGTAGTAAAGATAACTCGTGAGAAATATCTGTTAATTATGCAGTCTAGGGACAGTGATTTTAAAGATTATTTACTAAATTTACCTAGCTTTCATAACCGGATGTTGTTGATATACCCAAGACTAACTCCTCCTGAATTTAAAGTAACTGTTGTAAATGATACTATTTTAATGTTGCATTATTACACAAGTACGCCCGGAATGAAAGAGTATATACAAGGGTATCTTAACGGACTAGTAAAAGTATTTGAAAACAGTGTATTAATTGAGCATGTTGTATCCAGGGAGTTAAACAAATTTGAGGATGTGTTTAAAATAAGCTGGTAA
- a CDS encoding response regulator — MSKSLNILLIEDDAIEIMKFNRVLANLEQVHKIIEANNGEEALTILKDKVIIPDIIVLDLNMPKINGIEFLGILKADDVLKYIPAIVLTTSNNHKDVLEFYRIGIAGYMLKPLKYEEYVDKIKKMIEYWSINELISQ, encoded by the coding sequence ATGTCAAAGTCATTAAATATATTACTAATAGAAGACGATGCTATTGAGATTATGAAATTTAATAGGGTTTTAGCAAACTTGGAACAGGTTCATAAAATAATAGAGGCGAATAATGGTGAAGAAGCACTTACAATACTGAAAGACAAGGTAATTATTCCTGATATAATTGTATTGGACCTCAATATGCCCAAAATAAACGGTATTGAATTTTTAGGTATTCTGAAAGCGGATGATGTTTTAAAGTACATACCTGCTATAGTATTGACTACTTCTAATAATCATAAAGATGTTCTGGAGTTTTACAGAATAGGTATAGCCGGATACATGCTTAAACCACTGAAATATGAGGAATATGTTGATAAAATAAAAAAAATGATTGAATACTGGAGTATAAATGAGTTAATTTCTCAATAA
- a CDS encoding response regulator transcription factor, translating into MKNSNLKILIAEDDVLLTKILKYILEKEGYQVKCCSNGLNAIKKISEFLPDLIITDIILPLRSGLEIISYSKENFEHIPMIVLSCLGQEEATVLKAFNLGVDDFVSKPFKPNLLLLRLERLISKSKQVMIA; encoded by the coding sequence ATGAAAAATTCAAATTTAAAAATATTAATAGCGGAAGACGACGTATTATTAACAAAAATCCTGAAATATATTTTAGAAAAAGAAGGATATCAGGTAAAATGCTGCTCAAATGGTCTAAATGCCATAAAGAAAATTTCGGAATTTTTACCAGACTTGATAATTACAGATATCATTCTGCCCTTACGTTCAGGATTAGAAATTATTTCGTATTCAAAAGAAAATTTTGAACATATACCAATGATTGTACTTTCTTGTTTAGGTCAAGAAGAAGCAACCGTTTTAAAAGCTTTTAACTTAGGAGTAGATGATTTTGTATCTAAGCCATTTAAGCCAAATTTATTATTACTACGATTAGAACGTTTAATTTCCAAATCAAAACAAGTAATGATTGCATAG